In Arachis stenosperma cultivar V10309 chromosome 1, arast.V10309.gnm1.PFL2, whole genome shotgun sequence, one DNA window encodes the following:
- the LOC130980121 gene encoding uncharacterized protein LOC130980121, with product MQEMFSMYIENRAQISFIELYVEFEQSEADRNILQEDYNSDSEEDFESNYEFVAPDGDEDQADRGMCPDVTEVANALANKVPFEEPSFMRVLDLEAMHVPEFPEYMTAEIPMVADGEFAVGMEFSSREVVIKAVKEYTIRRSVDYRVYESEPLTFYAKCTQYGSGCDWLIRVSLISRKYCWVVRRYNGSHTCTTATISQDHSKLDSITIAEAIKPLVEVDPSLKVKSVIAEVQSKFNYTVSYRKAWLAKQRAVEKYLEVGKHRMKPCLYGLRPCVTRSHQLLSILRLYLHIKAMTWWVIFGAFRHCKPVVQVDGTHLYGKYKGCLLVAVSQDGNNNIVPIAFAIVEGETSDAWHFFLSNLRQHVVTRDGVGLISDRHESINAAVERSNGAWSPPRAFHMFCIRHIESNFLRKFKAPYLQKLVVNIGYSRTVREFDVRYQRLRERGEAYTNWLDRIPREQYALAFDGGYRWGHMTTNLVECINSVLKGARNLPITALVKATFYRLNELFTRKRAEAEARINAGHVFSEIVTSKLHANQIASGNIQVSCFDRQNEVFEVREMPSGQEFAVDLRGLRCDCGEFQVDRIPCRHVFACCANQRLDWRLYVHDVYKMDQVRRVYRARFRPLGNPTT from the exons ATGCAGGAGatgttttcaatgtatattgaaAACCGCGCTCAGATCTCGTTCATCGAGTTGTATGTAGAGTTTGAACAATCCGAGGCCGACCGGAATATTCTACAGGAAGATTATAATAGTGACAGTGAAGAAGACTTCGAAAGCAACTACGAATTTGTTGCTCCCGATGGAGATGAAGATCAAGCTGACAGAGGCATGTGCCCAGATGTGACAGAAGTGGCGAATGCACTTGCAAACAAAGTGCCGTTTGAGGAGCCATCATTCATGCGAGTTTTAGACTTGGAAGCCATGCATGTTCCTGAATTTCCGGAATATATGACTGCAG AAATTCCTATGGTCGCAGATGGTGAGTTCGCGGTTGGGATGGAGTTCAGTTCCAGAGAAGTTGTTATTAAGGCGGTTAAGGAGTATACCATACGACGAAGCGTAGACTACCGGGTATATGAGTCTGAGCCTTTGACATTTTACGCCAAGTGTACACAGTATGGGTCAGGATGTGACTGGCTTATCAGAGTTAGCTTGATCAGCAGGAAATACTGTTGGGTTGTACGGAGGTATAATGGTAGCCACACGTGTACCACCGCCACCATTTCACAGGATCATTCGAAACTGGACTCTATCACAATTGCAGAAGCAATAAAGCCACTGGTTGAAGTTGACCCCTCCTTAAAGGTAAAATCGGTTATAGCAGAAGTGCAATCCAAATTCAACTACACCGTCAGTTACCGGAAAGCATGGTTGGCTAAGCAGAGGGCAGTAGAAAAATATTTGGAGGTTGGGAAGCATCGTATGAAGCCTTGCCTATATGGTTTGAGGCCATGTGTCACAAGGAGCCATCAGCTGTTGTCCATTTTGAGACTATACCTGCATATCAAGGCGATGACTTGGTGGGTGATATTCGG GGCATTCAGACATTGTAAGCCAGTTGTCCAAGTGGATGGGACTCACTTGTACGGAAAGTATAAGGGTTGTCTCCTTGTGGCAGTTTCACAGGATGGCAACAACAATATAGTCCCGATTGCATTTGCTATTGTTGAGGGAGAGACTTCTGATGCATGGCATTTTTTCCTAAGTAACCTCCGTCAACATGTTGTTACTCGAGATGGAGTGGGTCTAATATCTGACAGGCACGAGTCCATCAATGCAGCTGTGGAACGTAGTAACGGAGCTTGGTCACCTCCTAGAGCGTTTCATATGTTTTGCATCAGGCACATAGAGTCTAATTTCCTGAGAAAGTTCAAGGCACCGTACCTCCAAAAATTGGTCGTTAACATCG GATATTCCAGGACGGTGCGGGAGTTCGACGTGCGTTACCAGAGGTTAAGGGAGCGTGGCGAGGCGTACACAAACTGGTTAGACCGAATTCCTCGCGAACAGTACGCATTGGCCTTTGATGGCGGGTACCGATGGGGTCACATGACGACGAATCTAGTGGAGTGCATCAACTCAGTTCTAAAGGGTGCCCGTAATCTTCCCATTACTGCTCTTGTGAAGGCAACATTCTACAGGCTAAATGAGTTGTTCACCCGTAAAAGAGCGGAGGCAGAGGCCCGGATCAATGCTGGCCATGTGTTTTCTGAGATAGTGACATCGAAGTTGCATGCAAACCAAATAGCATCAGGAAATATACAGGTGAGTTGCTTTGATAGGCAGAATGAGGTCTTTGAGGTTCGTGAGATGCCTAGTGGACAAGAGTTTGCAGTTGATCTACGTGGCCTTCGATGTGACTGTGGTGAGTTCCAAGTGGATCGGATCCCTTGTCGACATGTGTTCGCATGTTGTGCCAACCAACGACTCGATTGGCGACTGTATGTTCATGATGTGTACAAGATGGATCAAGTGCGGCGGGTGTACCGTGCACGGTTTCGGCCACTAGGTAATCCCACGACATAG